GCCTTTTCGATAGCCGCCAACGAATCGGCGATGCGCTGCAGGCTGTCGGCGCGAGCCTTGTCGATAGCGGCGAGGCTATCCTTGATGTGGTTCAGACTATCGCGCACGTGGCGAATGCTATCGCGGTTCACGTTGTTCTGGAGTGCAGCCAAAGAGTCTGCTATGCGCAGGCTGTCGGCGATGCGGGAACTGTCGGCACTGAGCTTTGCCAACGAATCGGCCATACGGATGCTGTCGGCATGAGCCTGTTCCAAAGCACGCAGACTGTCGAGCGTCTGGCGGCGTTGCATTTCAAGTGCAGTTTCCTGCTCCTTGGCAAGCGCTTCTTGCTTGATCTGGTCCAAGTGGCACTGCACAATAAAAAGGGTCACCAACAAGAGGAACATCAACACGAGAATGGCGATGTTCTTTTTCTTGCGCTTATTCTTCAACTGATCTTCGTTTTCGTTTGCCATAAAATCTAGCCTGCTTTTTCTTCGGCGGTTTCGGACTTTGCCGATTCGCGGACGTCGTTAAAGAGTTCGCCCCAGTGGCGAATGATTTCTTGTTTCAATTCTTGAACGCTAATGTTTCTGCGCAACGTGTTACGGTAGGCGATAGAGATGTAGCCCGTTTCTTCGGACACCACGATCACGAGGGCGTCGCATTCGGCGGCCAAAGCCTTAGCAGCGCGGTGGCGCATGCCGTAGCCCGCTTCTTTTTCGGCGTTACCCGTGGGCATGGGCAAGATACAGCCGGCGGCAATAATGCGCTTGGTGTTCATGATGACTGCGCCATCGTGCAAAGCGGAATTCGGGAAGAAGAGGGCACGTAAAAGTCTAGAGCTGATTCGGGCGTCCAAGATTTCACCGGTGTCGGCGTAGTTACGCAGGCCCACGCGCTTTTCAAGCACAATCAGCGCACCGGTGTGTGTCTTTGCCAGGTCTTGGCAGGCGCTTGCGATGGTCTTGGTGATTTCGTCGAGACCGCTGGAATGGAAAAACAGGTTGTGAAAATCGAGCTTACTGGCGGCCTGACCGATACGGGTGAGGGCGCTTCGAATTTCGGGCTGGAAAAGAATCACGAGTGCGATAATACCGAGGGTCGCAAGGTTACTGATAAGCCATACGACGGTGTGGAGTTCCCACCACTGCGCAATAATCCAGGCGAGAATCAAAAGCAATCCACCGAAAATCATCTGGGCGGCGCGGGTTCCGCGGAACAGCAAGAAGATGTAGTAGATGATAATCGAAATCAGGAGCACGTCCAGAATATCTGCTGGACGCACATCGATAATCCCGAATAGCTTAAACAGAATCATTTCTTAACGCCTCCAAATACAACAAGGATTCCTTGGCCTCTTTCACGTCATGCACGCGAATGCAGCTGGCGCCACCGAGTACGGCAACGATTCCTGCCGTAACGGTCGGAATCAGGCGGTCGCTTGTTTCGAGACCGGGCATTTTACCAATATAGGACTTGCGCGAGGTTCCGATGAGAACGGGGTAGCCGTCTTTCAGGAATTCTTCGGTGGATTTCATCAAATCGATGTTGTCCTGCGCGGTTTTTCCGAATCCAATACCCGGGTCAATGCAAATCTTTTCGCGCTCGACGCCGAGGTCCAAAAGCTTTTTCACCTGCGCCAAGAGTTCTTCGCGGACTTCCTGCACCACGTTCGTGTACGGCTTGAAGTCCTGCTGCATGGTACCGAAGTTTCCGCGAATGTGGTTCAGCACGACGGCTGCCTTGGTGTCTGCGACGGTCTGGAGCATGTTCGGGTCCATGGCGCAGGCGCTAATGTCGTTGATGATGTGGGCCCCGAGCTTCATGGTTTCTTCGGCGACCTTGGCTTTGACCGTATCGACTGAGATATAGAATTCGCGTTCTTTGGCGAGCTTGGCCAGACGTTCTACCACGGGGCATACGCGGTCCAGTTCTTCTTGCAGGCTGACAGGCGCGCTTCCCGGGCGGCTGCTTTCACCACCGATGTCTAGAATTTCGGCGCCCTGGTCCAGGAGCATCAAGGCGTGTTCGTAGGCGGCGTCAGGCTTGTTGTGCTTGCCGCCGTCAAAAAAACTGTCCGGAGTCACATTCACAATACCCATAATCAGCGGAGTCTTGCAAGGCAGAACCTTGTTGCCGATTTTCCAAGGGAGAGAGCGACTATGATCCAGAACTTCTTTGAACATTACGAGTTTTCCTGTTTCGGTTCTTCGGAGGACTTTAGCGTTTCGGTATGGGCATCGCCATCATTTGCCGGAGTGGTTCCGGCAGCGGGTGCGGGCTTGATTTCGGCTACGGGTGCATCAGTGACCGGTGCTACCGGCGGTTGCTTGCCCGGGTCAGGCGGCGGCGTATTTTCGCGCTTCTTCTTTTCTTCCATTTCTTCGAGCGCCTTGTACTGGCGGCTCTTCTTGGTGCCGGTCAGTTTTTCGCCGGCCATCACGCGGTCAATTTCTTCGCGGTCGAGCACTTCGAATTCAAACAGCGCTTCGGCGAGGTCGATGAGTTTGTCCTTGTTCTCTTCGATGAGTTTCTTGGCGGCCTGGTCCAGACGCTTGATGAGGTTGTTCACCGCGTTGTCGATCTTTTCGGCCATCATTTCGGACATTTCTTTCGGCTTGCTAATTTCGCGGCCGAGGAACACTTCGCCGTCGGTGCGGCTGTAGCATACCGGTCCGATTTCGTCGTCGAAGCCCCATTCCGTCACCATCTTGCGGGCAAGCTCCGTGGCGCGCTGGATGTCGTTGCTGGCACCC
Above is a genomic segment from Fibrobacter sp. UWB5 containing:
- the folP gene encoding dihydropteroate synthase, with the protein product MFKEVLDHSRSLPWKIGNKVLPCKTPLIMGIVNVTPDSFFDGGKHNKPDAAYEHALMLLDQGAEILDIGGESSRPGSAPVSLQEELDRVCPVVERLAKLAKEREFYISVDTVKAKVAEETMKLGAHIINDISACAMDPNMLQTVADTKAAVVLNHIRGNFGTMQQDFKPYTNVVQEVREELLAQVKKLLDLGVEREKICIDPGIGFGKTAQDNIDLMKSTEEFLKDGYPVLIGTSRKSYIGKMPGLETSDRLIPTVTAGIVAVLGGASCIRVHDVKEAKESLLYLEALRNDSV
- the cdaA gene encoding diadenylate cyclase CdaA, with the translated sequence MILFKLFGIIDVRPADILDVLLISIIIYYIFLLFRGTRAAQMIFGGLLLILAWIIAQWWELHTVVWLISNLATLGIIALVILFQPEIRSALTRIGQAASKLDFHNLFFHSSGLDEITKTIASACQDLAKTHTGALIVLEKRVGLRNYADTGEILDARISSRLLRALFFPNSALHDGAVIMNTKRIIAAGCILPMPTGNAEKEAGYGMRHRAAKALAAECDALVIVVSEETGYISIAYRNTLRRNISVQELKQEIIRHWGELFNDVRESAKSETAEEKAG